In Aliarcobacter faecis, a genomic segment contains:
- a CDS encoding mechanosensitive ion channel domain-containing protein, with protein sequence MIKKVLLLIFVSFLFLNAANKVEKKDEVISEQKALESSSEIENIVEANILNEKINKIELSLKDNILLKRYSNYLSYGKISTELDNLKDSLKRKNNLREEESFQLSNKIRVKENELELIAEYKGSAIGSLMNPPEIEKVENITNPFGIINALSNIKKLENNKKQFSSVEADIVFLTEKLEEELISYTKLYEIEPKNEYKEKITYLEKQKKDFEIVLDIVTTTQEVYSRKIEQVILEIKSQITQQVQKMLAIFIIILTMFAISFLVKLALKKYFSQNENYYMVNKIINFTLVFLILMVLLFSYIDNVSYLVTILGFASAGIAIALKDWFMSLFGWMVIVTSGFIQVGDRIRVTKGDVETVGDVLDISLFKITIKEDVTMVSYMKNRRAGRIFFVPNNYIFSELIANYSHSELKTVWDGIDITLTFDSNFKKAQKIIREILKHYSKGYSDITRKQLSKMRNKYQLRATGVEPRVFTLIEPYGVVVSGWYLTNSFAALVLRSTICAEIIEALMKEEDIHIAYPTQQININKTSNAYGPSRAMPKEEVDIEDIITKR encoded by the coding sequence TTGATTAAAAAAGTTCTACTTTTAATATTTGTTAGTTTTTTATTTTTGAATGCTGCAAATAAAGTTGAAAAAAAAGATGAAGTTATTAGTGAACAAAAAGCTTTAGAGAGTAGTTCTGAAATAGAAAATATTGTTGAAGCAAATATTTTAAATGAGAAAATCAATAAAATAGAACTTAGTTTGAAAGATAATATTTTATTGAAAAGATATTCGAACTATTTATCTTATGGAAAAATTTCTACGGAACTTGATAATTTAAAGGATAGTTTAAAAAGAAAAAATAATTTAAGGGAAGAGGAGAGTTTTCAACTTTCAAATAAAATAAGAGTAAAAGAAAACGAGCTTGAGTTAATTGCAGAGTATAAAGGTTCTGCTATTGGTTCTTTAATGAACCCTCCTGAAATAGAGAAAGTTGAAAATATTACAAACCCATTTGGAATAATAAATGCTTTATCAAATATAAAAAAACTAGAAAATAATAAAAAACAGTTTTCAAGTGTTGAAGCTGATATTGTCTTTTTGACAGAAAAGTTAGAAGAAGAGTTAATTAGTTATACAAAGTTATATGAAATTGAGCCTAAAAATGAGTATAAAGAGAAGATTACTTATCTTGAAAAACAAAAAAAAGATTTTGAGATAGTTTTAGATATTGTAACTACAACACAAGAGGTTTATAGTAGAAAAATAGAGCAAGTTATTTTGGAAATAAAAAGCCAAATAACTCAACAAGTTCAAAAAATGTTGGCTATTTTTATAATAATACTTACTATGTTTGCTATTTCATTTTTGGTTAAATTAGCACTTAAAAAATATTTTTCACAAAATGAAAACTATTATATGGTAAATAAAATCATCAATTTTACTTTAGTATTTTTGATTTTAATGGTTCTTCTTTTCTCATATATTGACAATGTTTCGTACCTTGTAACAATTCTTGGATTTGCATCTGCTGGTATTGCGATTGCTTTAAAAGATTGGTTTATGTCACTTTTTGGTTGGATGGTTATTGTAACTTCTGGGTTTATTCAAGTTGGAGATAGAATTAGAGTTACAAAAGGGGATGTTGAAACTGTTGGAGATGTTTTAGATATATCACTATTTAAAATTACTATAAAAGAAGATGTAACTATGGTCTCTTATATGAAAAATAGAAGAGCTGGAAGAATTTTCTTTGTTCCAAATAACTATATTTTTTCTGAGCTTATTGCAAATTATAGCCACTCTGAGTTAAAAACAGTTTGGGATGGAATAGATATTACTTTAACATTTGATTCAAACTTTAAAAAAGCTCAAAAAATAATTCGTGAAATTTTAAAACATTACTCAAAAGGTTATAGTGATATTACAAGAAAACAGCTATCAAAAATGAGAAATAAGTACCAACTAAGGGCAACAGGAGTAGAACCAAGAGTATTTACTTTAATAGAGCCATATGGAGTTGTAGTTTCTGGTTGGTATCTTACAAACTCTTTTGCTGCTTTAGTTTTAAGAAGTACAATTTGTGCTGAAATAATTGAAGCTTTGATGAAAGAAGAAGATATTCATATAGCTTATCCAACTCAACAAATAAATATAAATAAGACTTCAAACGCTTATGGACCATCAAGAGCTATGCCAAAAGAGGAAGTTGATATTGAAGATATCATTACAAAAAGATAA
- the mtaB gene encoding tRNA (N(6)-L-threonylcarbamoyladenosine(37)-C(2))-methylthiotransferase MtaB, whose amino-acid sequence MNFSIDKPKVFFKTFGCRTNIFDTQVMMSNLKDFEVTQDEKDASIVVINSCTVTNSADTTARSYINGLKKLSNSPKVIFTGCGTRTKGEKLFGESKIDGLFGSSEKENINELLKLDEKFFKLGDLKSLDKTVVEEFVGKSRAFIKIQEGCDFRCSYCIIPHVRGDARSYEESVILNQVKTLAQNGFSEFILTGTNVGSYGKKMHTSLAKLLKKMAQIKGVKRIRMGSIEPIQIDDEFKELINEPFMAKHLHIALQHTSKDMLRIMNRRNKVLSDLELFEFLSSNGYALGTDFIVGHPGETPQLWQEAMNNLHNFPLTHIHAFTYSKRDGTPSATMKDIVKGDIAKDRYIELVEIIKQKNYEFRKKNKTKLEVLVEQEKNGKYLGFDQFFNQIEITSSEDLVGDWLNLDDYKVGITKNEARFK is encoded by the coding sequence ATGAATTTTAGTATAGATAAACCAAAGGTATTTTTTAAAACTTTTGGTTGTAGAACAAATATTTTTGATACACAAGTTATGATGAGTAATTTAAAAGATTTTGAAGTAACACAAGATGAAAAAGATGCTTCTATTGTAGTAATTAACTCTTGTACTGTAACAAATAGTGCAGATACAACAGCAAGAAGCTATATAAATGGTTTAAAAAAACTTTCAAATTCACCAAAAGTAATTTTTACAGGATGTGGAACAAGAACAAAGGGTGAAAAGCTTTTTGGTGAGTCAAAAATAGATGGACTTTTTGGTTCGAGTGAAAAAGAGAATATAAATGAACTTCTAAAGTTAGATGAGAAGTTTTTTAAATTAGGAGATTTAAAAAGTCTTGATAAAACTGTTGTAGAAGAGTTTGTAGGAAAGAGTAGGGCATTTATAAAAATACAAGAGGGGTGTGATTTTAGATGTTCGTACTGTATTATTCCTCATGTAAGAGGAGATGCTAGAAGTTATGAAGAGAGTGTTATTTTAAATCAGGTTAAAACTTTAGCACAAAATGGATTTAGTGAATTTATTTTAACAGGTACAAATGTAGGAAGTTATGGTAAAAAAATGCACACTTCTTTAGCAAAACTTCTTAAAAAAATGGCACAAATAAAAGGTGTGAAGAGAATTAGAATGGGGAGTATTGAACCTATACAAATTGATGATGAATTTAAAGAGCTTATAAATGAGCCTTTTATGGCAAAACATCTACATATTGCACTTCAACACACTTCAAAAGATATGTTAAGAATAATGAATAGAAGAAATAAAGTTTTAAGTGATTTAGAACTTTTCGAATTTTTAAGTAGTAATGGTTATGCTTTAGGAACAGATTTTATTGTAGGTCATCCAGGAGAGACTCCTCAACTTTGGCAAGAAGCTATGAACAATTTACATAATTTTCCACTTACTCATATTCATGCTTTTACATATTCAAAAAGAGATGGAACACCAAGTGCAACAATGAAAGATATTGTAAAAGGTGATATAGCAAAAGATAGATATATTGAACTTGTGGAGATAATAAAGCAAAAAAATTATGAGTTTAGAAAGAAAAATAAAACAAAACTTGAAGTTTTAGTAGAGCAAGAGAAAAATGGAAAGTATTTAGGTTTTGATCAGTTTTTTAATCAAATTGAAATAACAAGTTCAGAAGATTTGGTTGGAGATTGGTTAAATTTAGATGATTATAAAGTAGGGATAACAAAAAATGAAGCAAGATTTAAATAG
- a CDS encoding AAA family ATPase, translated as MKQDLNSKSIDKNFKLMIISALVLVILFIYTIYKSKTVIEGTTYYLGIGFLFVLLILAFVLKLKQEKIRKLINKDGINSFDTELAKSSSKVSKNELDSTILPVKSNISFKDVAGIKEIKEELEEIVEFLNNPSIFQKFNVKLPKGVLLVGPPGVGKTLIARAVAGEAQVPFFYQSGASFVHIYVGMGAKKVRELFNSAKLNAPSIVFIDEIDAIGKARSGKSNDERESTLNELLTQMDGFEGDSGVIVIAATNKIEVLDDALLRAGRFDRRLYVGLPNIEDRKKILELYLKDKNHNINIEKLAITTAGFNSASLSTLVNEALLYMIKNRKSTLDESDMEVAKNKLEFGKKQHKILDMEQKEILAIYQSCKAYISKVKVNLLDDSVSKINKVFLSYNEMLENIKRELAGNVGLELIKKEKFAIGEDAIKRAENIALEMVEKYKMATSVDEIIFSVKESLKLEFSQNIEEINRLKELMLKNEVINKDDL; from the coding sequence ATGAAGCAAGATTTAAATAGCAAAAGTATTGATAAAAACTTTAAGCTGATGATTATTTCAGCTTTAGTATTGGTTATTTTATTTATTTATACAATTTATAAAAGTAAAACTGTAATTGAAGGAACAACTTATTATTTAGGGATTGGTTTTTTATTTGTTCTTTTGATTTTAGCTTTTGTTTTAAAATTAAAGCAAGAGAAGATTAGAAAACTTATAAATAAAGATGGTATTAATAGTTTTGATACTGAATTAGCAAAAAGCTCTTCAAAAGTTTCTAAAAATGAGTTAGATTCTACTATTTTACCAGTAAAATCGAATATTAGTTTTAAAGATGTTGCTGGAATAAAAGAGATTAAAGAGGAGCTTGAAGAGATTGTTGAGTTTTTAAATAACCCTTCAATTTTTCAGAAATTTAATGTGAAACTTCCAAAAGGTGTCCTTTTAGTAGGTCCTCCAGGTGTTGGAAAAACTTTGATTGCAAGAGCAGTTGCAGGTGAAGCCCAAGTTCCATTTTTTTATCAAAGTGGAGCTAGTTTTGTTCATATTTATGTTGGAATGGGGGCAAAAAAGGTTCGAGAGTTATTTAATAGTGCAAAGTTAAATGCCCCTTCAATAGTTTTTATAGATGAAATTGATGCTATTGGAAAAGCAAGAAGTGGAAAATCAAATGATGAAAGAGAGTCTACTTTAAATGAACTTCTTACTCAAATGGATGGATTTGAAGGTGATAGTGGAGTTATTGTAATTGCTGCAACAAATAAAATAGAGGTTTTAGATGATGCTCTTTTAAGAGCAGGAAGATTTGATAGAAGATTGTATGTAGGATTACCAAATATAGAAGATAGAAAAAAGATTTTAGAACTATATTTAAAAGATAAAAATCATAATATAAATATAGAAAAATTGGCTATTACTACAGCTGGTTTTAACTCGGCTAGTTTATCAACTCTTGTAAATGAGGCTCTTTTATATATGATTAAAAATAGAAAATCAACTCTTGATGAAAGTGATATGGAAGTTGCAAAAAATAAACTTGAATTTGGGAAAAAACAGCATAAAATACTTGATATGGAGCAAAAAGAGATTTTAGCTATCTATCAATCTTGTAAGGCATATATCTCAAAAGTAAAAGTAAATCTTCTTGATGATAGTGTGAGTAAAATAAATAAGGTATTTCTATCATATAATGAAATGTTAGAGAATATAAAAAGAGAACTTGCAGGAAATGTAGGACTTGAATTAATTAAAAAAGAGAAGTTTGCAATAGGTGAAGATGCTATAAAAAGAGCTGAAAATATTGCTCTTGAAATGGTAGAAAAATATAAAATGGCAACAAGTGTTGATGAGATAATTTTTAGTGTAAAAGAGAGTTTAAAACTAGAGTTTTCTCAAAATATTGAAGAGATAAATAGATTAAAAGAGTTAATGTTAAAAAATGAGGTTATAAATAAAGATGACTTGTAA
- the bioV gene encoding pimelyl-ACP methyl ester esterase BioV, translating into MTCNNFFSGFCFSNECELFLDYLEKNDFTISGFSYGAIKAIQKALKSETRVDKLQLFSPAFFQTKDEKFKKMQLMFFKKDEEQYIKNFLGNVKSPIYKDIDKYFQKGNIEELKELLEFVWSKDDLKKLNSKGVKIEVFLGAKDLIIDSNEAKDFFKDFATVYYFKDKGHLL; encoded by the coding sequence ATGACTTGTAACAACTTTTTTAGTGGTTTTTGTTTTTCAAATGAGTGTGAACTTTTTTTAGATTATTTAGAAAAAAATGATTTTACAATAAGTGGTTTTTCTTATGGAGCTATAAAGGCTATTCAAAAAGCCTTAAAAAGTGAAACTAGAGTTGATAAACTTCAACTCTTTTCACCTGCTTTTTTTCAAACTAAAGATGAAAAATTTAAAAAAATGCAACTAATGTTTTTTAAAAAAGATGAAGAACAATATATAAAAAACTTTTTAGGAAATGTAAAATCACCTATATATAAAGATATAGATAAATATTTTCAAAAAGGTAATATTGAAGAGTTAAAAGAGCTTTTAGAGTTTGTTTGGAGTAAAGATGATTTAAAAAAACTTAACTCTAAAGGTGTAAAAATAGAGGTTTTTTTAGGTGCAAAAGATTTGATAATTGACTCAAATGAAGCAAAAGATTTTTTTAAAGATTTTGCAACGGTTTACTATTTTAAAGATAAAGGACACTTACTGTGA
- the mog gene encoding molybdopterin adenylyltransferase, with the protein MIAKIGIVTTSDRASAGIYEDLSGRAIIDTLKDYLKSSFEPVYRCISDDKDTIEDTLKDLIDNEKCCLVVTTGGTGPALRDVTPEATEAVCDRMMPGFGELMRSVSLQYVPTAILSRQTAGLRGTSLIVNLPGKPKSIRECLDAVFPAIPYCIDLMEGPYLETNEEVIKAFRPKK; encoded by the coding sequence GTGATAGCAAAAATTGGAATTGTAACAACAAGTGATAGAGCAAGTGCTGGAATATATGAAGATTTATCTGGTCGAGCGATAATTGATACTTTAAAAGATTATTTAAAATCTTCTTTTGAACCAGTTTATAGATGTATTAGTGATGATAAAGATACTATTGAAGATACTTTAAAAGATTTAATTGATAATGAAAAGTGTTGTTTAGTGGTAACTACTGGTGGAACAGGTCCAGCACTTAGAGATGTAACTCCAGAAGCAACTGAAGCTGTATGTGATAGAATGATGCCAGGTTTTGGAGAACTTATGAGAAGTGTAAGTTTACAATATGTTCCAACTGCGATTTTATCAAGACAAACAGCAGGACTTAGAGGAACTTCTTTAATAGTAAATCTTCCAGGTAAACCAAAATCAATAAGGGAGTGTCTTGATGCAGTTTTTCCTGCTATTCCATATTGTATAGATTTGATGGAAGGTCCATATTTAGAGACAAATGAAGAAGTTATAAAAGCTTTTAGACCAAAAAAATAA
- the ribB gene encoding 3,4-dihydroxy-2-butanone-4-phosphate synthase, protein MNQQMSNSQKNIANAIKALQNGTGIIITDDKSRENEADIIFHANTITNEQMALLIRECSGIVCLCLTSQKVKELNLPMMVQSNNSRFQTPFTISIEAKEDITTGVSAKDRVTTIKSALKKDGINHIISPGHIFPLCAKDGGVLERNGHTEASIDMMKLANLEPNAVLCEITNEDGTMAKGEQIIDFAKKYSMPIISIEEIIEYRLKNEK, encoded by the coding sequence ATGAATCAACAAATGTCAAATTCACAAAAAAATATAGCAAATGCTATAAAAGCACTTCAAAATGGAACTGGTATTATTATCACTGATGATAAAAGTAGAGAAAATGAAGCAGATATTATCTTTCATGCAAATACAATCACAAATGAGCAAATGGCACTACTTATAAGAGAATGTAGTGGAATTGTATGCTTATGTTTAACTTCTCAAAAAGTAAAAGAGTTAAATCTTCCTATGATGGTACAATCTAATAACTCAAGATTTCAAACACCTTTTACAATCTCAATCGAAGCAAAAGAAGATATAACAACTGGAGTTAGTGCAAAAGATAGAGTAACAACTATAAAATCAGCACTAAAAAAAGATGGAATAAACCATATAATTTCTCCAGGTCATATATTTCCATTATGTGCAAAAGATGGTGGAGTTTTAGAAAGAAATGGGCATACAGAAGCTAGTATTGATATGATGAAGTTAGCAAACTTAGAACCAAATGCAGTTTTATGTGAGATAACAAATGAAGATGGAACAATGGCAAAAGGTGAACAAATAATAGATTTTGCAAAAAAATATTCAATGCCAATTATAAGTATAGAAGAGATTATTGAATATAGATTAAAAAATGAGAAATAA
- a CDS encoding DUF2798 domain-containing protein: MSKNLKKQTILFGIPKFPTKSSAVIMPFILSSLMTLIVSFISTIRVIGFQETLITLWMSSWVISWLIAFPVLLIILPIVRKLTNSLIKSE, encoded by the coding sequence ATGAGTAAAAATCTCAAAAAACAAACAATCTTATTCGGAATTCCAAAATTTCCTACAAAATCAAGTGCAGTTATTATGCCTTTTATTTTATCATCATTGATGACGCTTATTGTATCTTTTATAAGTACAATTAGAGTAATTGGTTTTCAAGAAACATTAATAACTTTATGGATGAGTTCATGGGTAATATCATGGTTGATTGCTTTTCCTGTTTTATTAATTATTCTTCCAATTGTAAGAAAATTAACAAACAGTTTAATAAAAAGTGAATAA
- a CDS encoding SRPBCC domain-containing protein yields MFTNEIETSIKISSTANKIWKELTNFDEYKNWNPSIIDISGELGKNKTIKIVVKIDEKTMIFKPIVLECEENKELRWLGKLLFSGIFDGEHYFLIKENSDGISTFVQGEKFSGILIPFFGKMILKTKKGFEAMNEELRKRVERV; encoded by the coding sequence ATGTTTACAAATGAGATAGAGACCTCTATAAAAATATCTTCAACAGCAAATAAAATATGGAAAGAACTTACAAATTTTGATGAATATAAAAATTGGAATCCATCTATTATTGATATTAGTGGAGAGTTGGGAAAAAATAAAACTATAAAAATAGTAGTAAAAATAGATGAAAAAACTATGATTTTTAAACCAATAGTTTTAGAATGTGAAGAAAACAAAGAACTAAGATGGCTTGGAAAACTTCTATTTAGTGGAATATTTGATGGAGAACATTATTTCTTAATAAAAGAGAATAGTGATGGAATTTCTACATTTGTTCAAGGTGAAAAATTTAGTGGAATTTTAATACCTTTTTTTGGGAAGATGATTTTAAAGACAAAAAAAGGTTTTGAAGCTATGAATGAAGAGTTAAGAAAAAGAGTTGAAAGAGTTTGA
- a CDS encoding GNAT family N-acetyltransferase, protein MKEFLEETEIIDFKNKEVFNLAKKLAKNCKTDEEIAKNCFLYVRDNIHHSGDFKDEITTYKASDVLKYKTGWCYAKSHLLAALLRANGIPTGFCYQRLSCSEYKKDIYCLHGLNAIYLKEFGWYKVDARGNKKGVNAQFNPPFEQLAFKLEKDEFDLPNIYSKPLDVVIEALKKNKTYDEMMDVFPDISFLIVNYDKKYLKQIVELFTNTVHNINKKDYTKKQLNAWANPNFDLEIWEKRFEKSKPYLSILEDEVVGFCEYYDGYIDCFYVHFKYQNCGIGKLLLNHIFELAKNENIDKIKVDTSITAKPFFEKFGFIEVKKNLVLRENIELINFSMEK, encoded by the coding sequence ATGAAAGAGTTTTTAGAAGAGACAGAAATAATTGACTTTAAAAATAAAGAGGTTTTTAATCTTGCAAAAAAGTTGGCAAAAAATTGTAAAACAGATGAAGAGATAGCAAAAAACTGTTTTTTGTATGTGAGAGATAATATTCATCATAGTGGAGATTTTAAAGATGAAATTACAACTTATAAAGCAAGTGATGTTTTAAAATATAAAACTGGTTGGTGTTATGCAAAATCTCATCTTTTGGCAGCACTTTTAAGAGCAAACGGTATTCCAACTGGATTTTGTTATCAAAGATTATCTTGCAGTGAATATAAAAAAGATATTTATTGTTTACATGGATTAAATGCAATTTATTTAAAAGAATTTGGTTGGTATAAAGTTGATGCAAGAGGAAATAAAAAAGGTGTGAATGCACAGTTTAATCCACCTTTTGAACAACTTGCTTTTAAACTAGAAAAAGATGAGTTTGATTTACCAAATATTTATTCTAAACCTTTAGATGTTGTCATTGAAGCTTTGAAAAAAAATAAAACTTATGACGAAATGATGGATGTTTTTCCTGATATTTCATTTTTGATAGTTAATTATGATAAAAAATATTTAAAACAGATAGTTGAACTATTTACAAATACAGTTCATAATATAAATAAAAAAGATTACACAAAAAAGCAGTTAAATGCTTGGGCAAATCCAAATTTTGATTTAGAGATTTGGGAAAAAAGATTTGAAAAATCAAAACCTTATTTATCTATTTTAGAAGATGAAGTTGTAGGATTTTGTGAGTATTATGATGGATATATCGATTGTTTTTATGTTCATTTTAAATATCAAAATTGTGGTATAGGAAAATTACTTTTAAATCATATTTTTGAACTTGCAAAAAATGAAAATATAGACAAAATCAAAGTTGATACAAGTATCACTGCTAAACCATTTTTTGAAAAGTTTGGATTTATAGAAGTTAAAAAAAATCTAGTGCTAAGAGAAAATATTGAGTTAATAAATTTTAGTATGGAAAAATGA
- a CDS encoding RNA polymerase sigma factor, which produces MVQYYQELVYYVQKMIGDKDKAKDIVQESYSRMLDVSIATPIENERAFLYKLARNIVFDLSRKEKHSASIEYEEESYSIPKNQQPEELLLEENQQELLLQILDTIPPKNAQAFILHIFEGLSRKEIALKMGISVAAVEKHIIRASEKIKEKLDSIEGNNL; this is translated from the coding sequence ATGGTGCAATATTATCAAGAATTAGTATATTATGTACAAAAAATGATAGGGGATAAGGATAAAGCTAAAGATATAGTACAAGAGTCTTATAGCAGAATGTTAGATGTAAGTATAGCTACTCCAATAGAAAATGAGAGAGCTTTTTTGTATAAATTAGCAAGAAATATTGTTTTTGATTTATCAAGAAAAGAGAAACATTCAGCTTCAATCGAATATGAAGAAGAGAGTTATAGTATCCCTAAAAATCAACAACCAGAAGAGCTACTTTTAGAAGAAAATCAACAAGAGTTATTATTACAAATATTAGACACAATTCCTCCCAAAAATGCACAAGCATTTATTTTACATATTTTTGAAGGTTTAAGTAGAAAAGAGATAGCTTTAAAAATGGGAATAAGTGTAGCTGCAGTTGAAAAACACATTATTCGTGCAAGTGAAAAAATAAAAGAGAAGTTAGATAGTATTGAAGGAAATAATTTATGA
- a CDS encoding FecR family protein, translating into MKNIDEQAISWLIKEKEGLSQIEKEQLEYWLEENPSHKKSYDTNKLLRQRFSNLSNSTKEKLLEKANKGAKKTKFIERTKKFTIAASIFLCISFGADYYFVPVYSQNFVSAQQLQNTLTLPDNSKIVLDVHSNLNINYYKGSRNVDFIDGRAVFYVAKDKERPFIIKTKDAKIEVVGTAFEVSNFDDNLSVTVKEGTVRVSFDRKVTYLNQGDKIFVDKNKELKFAKTELENIASWEKGFLVFDKTSLKDSLKEFSRYEDINIEYDNSKVAQIPITGKFSTNDFDKFLLALPKIYSITVDKNQNSLKFSKK; encoded by the coding sequence ATGAAAAATATTGATGAACAAGCTATATCTTGGCTTATAAAAGAGAAAGAGGGATTAAGCCAAATTGAAAAAGAGCAGTTAGAATATTGGCTAGAAGAGAATCCTTCTCATAAAAAATCTTATGATACAAATAAACTTTTAAGACAAAGATTTTCAAATTTATCAAATAGTACAAAAGAAAAATTACTAGAAAAGGCAAATAAAGGGGCAAAAAAAACTAAATTTATTGAAAGAACTAAAAAGTTTACTATTGCTGCTTCTATTTTTCTCTGTATTAGTTTTGGAGCAGATTATTATTTTGTTCCAGTTTATTCACAAAATTTTGTTTCAGCTCAACAGCTACAAAACACTCTTACTCTTCCTGATAACTCAAAAATAGTTTTAGATGTACATTCAAACTTAAATATAAACTACTATAAAGGTAGTAGAAATGTAGATTTTATAGATGGAAGAGCAGTTTTTTATGTAGCAAAAGATAAAGAAAGACCATTTATCATAAAAACAAAAGATGCAAAAATTGAAGTAGTAGGAACAGCTTTTGAAGTTTCAAATTTTGATGATAATTTAAGTGTAACAGTAAAAGAGGGAACTGTAAGAGTATCTTTTGATAGAAAAGTTACTTATCTAAATCAAGGGGATAAAATATTTGTAGATAAAAATAAAGAGCTAAAATTTGCAAAAACTGAACTTGAAAATATAGCAAGTTGGGAGAAAGGTTTTTTAGTATTTGATAAAACATCTTTAAAAGATAGTTTAAAAGAGTTTTCAAGATATGAAGATATAAATATAGAATATGACAATTCTAAAGTAGCTCAAATACCAATTACAGGTAAGTTTTCAACAAATGATTTTGATAAATTTTTATTGGCTTTACCAAAAATATACTCTATAACAGTTGATAAAAATCAAAATAGTTTGAAGTTTTCAAAGAAATAA